A stretch of the Streptomyces venezuelae genome encodes the following:
- a CDS encoding HpcH/HpaI aldolase/citrate lyase family protein — MRHFGHIAPAVRKDLFHREPNEFTADSPVRILAAALGATLYSPATRPRLAADIRKQAARGVVSMVLCLEDSIGDAEVEGGEDNLVRQFAELDAQTADAGAAELPLLFIRVRTPEQIPDLVTRLGGSVRRLAGFVLPKFTENRGIAFLEAVEAAETAVGQRLYAMPVLESPELLHLETRVEALAGISRTVNLHRERVLALRLGVTDFCSAYGLRRTPDMTAYDVQIVAGVIADVVNVLSRADGTGFTVTGPVWEYFRHQQRMFKPQLRRSPFLEGRAEELRTALIEHDLDGLLREIELDRANGLLGKTCIHPTHTTPVHALSVVSHEEFSDAQDILRPEQGGGGVLRSAYTNKMNEVKPHRAWAERTMLRAEVFGVAKEEVGFVDLLTAGLQV; from the coding sequence ATGCGTCATTTCGGGCACATAGCGCCCGCGGTCCGCAAGGACCTCTTCCACCGGGAGCCGAACGAATTCACCGCCGACTCGCCGGTGCGCATCCTCGCGGCTGCCCTCGGCGCCACCCTCTACAGCCCCGCGACCCGCCCCCGACTGGCCGCCGACATCCGCAAGCAGGCCGCCCGCGGAGTCGTGTCCATGGTGCTCTGCCTGGAGGATTCCATCGGCGACGCCGAGGTCGAGGGCGGTGAGGACAACCTGGTCCGGCAGTTCGCCGAGCTCGATGCGCAGACCGCGGACGCCGGGGCCGCCGAGCTCCCCCTGCTCTTCATCCGGGTCCGTACCCCGGAGCAGATCCCGGACCTGGTGACCCGGCTCGGCGGCAGCGTCCGCCGATTGGCCGGATTCGTTCTTCCCAAATTCACCGAGAACCGCGGAATCGCCTTCCTGGAGGCCGTCGAAGCCGCCGAGACCGCGGTCGGACAGCGGCTGTACGCCATGCCGGTCCTGGAATCCCCCGAGCTGCTGCACCTCGAAACCCGGGTCGAGGCTCTCGCCGGCATCTCGCGGACGGTCAACCTGCACCGCGAGCGGGTCCTCGCCCTCCGCCTCGGCGTCACCGACTTCTGCTCCGCCTACGGGCTGCGCCGCACGCCCGACATGACCGCGTACGACGTCCAGATCGTCGCCGGCGTGATCGCCGACGTGGTCAACGTGCTCAGCCGGGCCGACGGCACCGGATTCACGGTCACCGGCCCGGTCTGGGAGTACTTCCGCCACCAGCAGCGCATGTTCAAGCCCCAGCTGCGCCGCAGCCCCTTCCTGGAGGGCCGGGCCGAGGAGCTGCGCACCGCGCTCATCGAGCACGACCTGGACGGGCTGCTGCGCGAGATCGAGCTCGACCGGGCGAACGGCCTGCTCGGCAAGACCTGTATCCACCCCACGCACACCACCCCCGTGCACGCCCTGTCGGTGGTCTCCCACGAGGAATTCAGCGACGCCCAGGACATCCTGCGGCCGGAGCAGGGCGGCGGCGGGGTGCTGCGGTCGGCTTATACGAACAAAATGAACGAGGTGAAGCCCCACCGGGCCTGGGCCGAGCGCACCATGCTGCGCGCCGAGGTCTTCGGGGTGGCAAAGGAGGAGGTCGGCTTTGTCGACCTGCTCACGGCCGGACTCCAGGTGTGA